The proteins below are encoded in one region of Buttiauxella gaviniae:
- a CDS encoding AMP-binding protein, whose protein sequence is MNKRLPLALWLTASRHPQQVVAFNGGHEFTQADLINDVQRIYAWLKVQPGERWALCFDNGYTFIAALLATLHAGKTPVMPGHSREAQLREQQHHFYGVISDSALNLTCPVINPQRLAYTAIEPFAPVPANAGVVLFTSGSTGEPAQIFKSVRALDEEIAWLAELWGESLGDCRVVGSVSHQHLYGFTFRIMLPMALGLPTDAAMIHFPEQLGAHSGPPLLFISSPAFLKRLDMNLTPPAVTRVVSAAGKLDDDTAERVLAWLKTPVSEIYGTTETGVLAWRQHSQPAPEWQPFPAVRFISQDEGWQVESPLISHRCRPLDDLLEFTPQGTFRLLGRRDRIVKIEEKRISLSEVERRLLALPGVEEAAVIPITRGHRIALGAVIVASDADRSSTSLWREALRAWLEPIAIPRYWRFVERIPLNSQSKRAWAQLQELFDETR, encoded by the coding sequence ATGAATAAACGTTTACCCCTCGCACTCTGGCTTACCGCCAGCCGCCATCCGCAACAGGTTGTGGCGTTTAACGGTGGGCATGAATTTACGCAGGCTGATTTAATTAATGACGTGCAGCGAATTTATGCCTGGCTAAAGGTGCAGCCTGGCGAGCGTTGGGCGCTCTGTTTTGACAACGGATATACGTTCATTGCGGCACTTCTGGCAACGCTGCACGCGGGCAAAACGCCGGTGATGCCTGGTCACAGCCGGGAAGCTCAGTTGCGCGAACAACAACACCATTTTTATGGCGTGATAAGCGACTCCGCGCTGAATCTCACTTGTCCGGTCATTAACCCGCAACGCCTGGCGTATACGGCTATTGAGCCGTTTGCACCTGTTCCAGCGAATGCAGGCGTGGTGCTCTTTACCTCCGGCTCAACCGGTGAACCGGCCCAAATATTTAAATCAGTGCGTGCGCTTGATGAAGAGATTGCCTGGCTGGCGGAGCTTTGGGGCGAAAGCCTGGGCGATTGCCGGGTGGTGGGGTCGGTGTCGCATCAGCATCTGTATGGTTTTACTTTCCGGATAATGTTGCCGATGGCGCTGGGCTTGCCGACGGATGCGGCGATGATTCATTTCCCTGAACAACTGGGCGCACACTCGGGGCCCCCCTTGTTGTTTATCAGCAGCCCGGCATTTTTAAAGCGCCTGGATATGAACCTTACGCCACCGGCGGTGACCCGTGTGGTTTCTGCTGCCGGAAAACTGGATGACGACACCGCAGAACGGGTGCTGGCATGGCTGAAAACGCCGGTATCAGAAATTTATGGCACCACCGAAACCGGGGTGCTTGCATGGCGGCAGCACTCACAACCGGCACCTGAATGGCAGCCATTTCCTGCTGTGCGTTTTATTTCGCAGGATGAAGGGTGGCAGGTTGAATCCCCTTTAATTTCCCACAGATGCAGGCCGCTCGATGATTTGCTCGAGTTTACACCGCAGGGAACATTCCGCCTGCTGGGGCGCCGTGACCGCATTGTTAAAATTGAAGAAAAACGTATCTCGCTCAGCGAAGTTGAACGCCGTTTATTGGCCTTGCCGGGCGTTGAAGAGGCGGCGGTCATTCCGATTACGCGTGGTCATCGTATTGCACTCGGTGCGGTGATTGTGGCGTCAGATGCCGATCGCAGCAGCACATCGCTCTGGCGAGAAGCGCTCCGCGCCTGGCTTGAGCCGATAGCCATTCCACGTTACTGGCGGTTTGTGGAGCGCATTCCGCTCAACAGCCAAAGCAAACGTGCGTGGGCGCAATTACAGGAGTTATTTGATGAAACCCGTTGA
- a CDS encoding acyl carrier protein codes for MNKEAIYQEVTGLLVKLFELSPEQITPQSRLYEDLDLDSIDAVDMVVHLQKRTGKKIKPEDFKTVRTVQDVVDAVERLQSES; via the coding sequence ATGAATAAAGAAGCTATTTATCAGGAAGTCACTGGGTTACTGGTTAAGTTATTTGAACTTTCTCCTGAACAAATCACCCCGCAATCTCGTCTCTATGAAGATTTAGACCTTGATAGCATTGATGCGGTAGATATGGTTGTTCATCTGCAAAAACGCACCGGTAAAAAAATCAAACCGGAAGATTTTAAAACGGTTCGCACCGTACAGGATGTCGTAGACGCGGTTGAGCGTTTACAAAGCGAGTCGTAA
- a CDS encoding phosphopantetheine-binding protein, with product MESLETDIKQLIIDTLNLEEISVDEIESEAALFGNDGLGLDSIDALELGLAVKKRYGVVLSAENEAMREHFYSVANLATFIKSQNPAHSA from the coding sequence ATGGAATCCTTAGAGACCGATATTAAACAACTCATTATTGACACGCTAAATCTTGAAGAGATAAGCGTTGATGAGATTGAAAGTGAGGCCGCGTTATTTGGCAATGACGGTCTTGGACTCGATTCTATTGATGCACTGGAATTGGGCCTGGCGGTTAAAAAACGTTATGGTGTGGTGTTATCCGCTGAAAACGAAGCGATGCGCGAACATTTTTACTCGGTCGCGAATCTGGCCACATTTATTAAAAGTCAAAACCCTGCGCACAGCGCCTGA
- a CDS encoding lysophospholipid acyltransferase family protein, whose product MGARIKWCWRVLMTGGMFILFGSGGLALSLVWFNLLLLFVRDNNQRRDMARRSIAASFRLFLRIGRGIGVFDYRFENSEQLRADRGCLIVANHPTLLDYVFIASQAPHIGCLVKASLVNNPCFRGVIRAADYLVNSQGETLLPESQRRMAAGEAILIFPEGTRTRPGEPLVIQRGAANIAVRSGCELRLVHIHCDQRFLDKQSRWYQIPKRKPMITVSVKQRIDSQCFIASHDDAPALAARRLSQYLCQELVPGSR is encoded by the coding sequence ATGGGCGCGCGCATCAAGTGGTGTTGGCGTGTGTTGATGACGGGCGGGATGTTTATTCTGTTTGGCAGCGGCGGCTTAGCGCTCTCGCTGGTGTGGTTTAACTTACTGTTACTGTTCGTTCGGGATAATAACCAACGGCGGGACATGGCGCGCCGTAGTATCGCCGCCAGTTTCCGGCTATTTTTACGCATCGGGCGTGGCATTGGGGTATTCGATTACCGCTTTGAGAATAGCGAACAGCTCCGCGCCGATCGCGGGTGTTTAATTGTCGCCAACCACCCGACGCTGCTGGACTATGTATTTATTGCTTCGCAGGCACCGCATATTGGCTGCCTGGTGAAAGCAAGCCTTGTGAACAATCCCTGTTTTCGCGGCGTGATTCGCGCGGCGGATTATCTGGTCAATAGCCAGGGGGAAACGCTACTGCCTGAAAGCCAGCGCAGAATGGCGGCAGGGGAGGCGATACTTATTTTTCCGGAGGGCACGCGCACGCGCCCTGGGGAACCGCTGGTGATCCAGCGTGGCGCGGCGAATATTGCCGTGCGCAGCGGGTGTGAACTGCGGCTGGTGCACATTCACTGTGACCAGCGTTTTCTGGATAAACAGAGCCGTTGGTACCAGATCCCGAAGCGCAAACCGATGATTACCGTCAGTGTAAAACAGCGGATCGACAGCCAATGCTTTATAGCCAGTCACGACGATGCGCCCGCGTTAGCCGCGCGTCGTCTTAGCCAATATTTATGCCAGGAATTGGTTCCTGGTTCTCGTTAA
- a CDS encoding beta-ketoacyl synthase chain length factor, giving the protein MKLAFNIIDWQASAPGLSASDDWQAWSKSPAEIDISAPLAKSTHLPMMTARRLASGSRLAVDCALAVFSRHQVDALVFASRHGELERNFRILTALAEGESLSPTDFAMSVHNSAVGNTTIAAKQALVSSSVSAGYDTFAQALIEVASLHHAGYQRVLLVDFDGLIPEFYHPHLPGEAVNIPFAVGLLLEAGTQMQCETAPHAIHAAQALPQSLAFLHGWCSGAQTFTLPGERLVWRWSRH; this is encoded by the coding sequence ATGAAGTTAGCGTTTAACATTATCGACTGGCAAGCCAGTGCCCCTGGTTTATCTGCAAGCGATGACTGGCAAGCATGGAGTAAAAGCCCCGCTGAGATTGATATTTCAGCCCCGCTTGCCAAAAGCACCCATCTACCGATGATGACCGCGCGTCGCCTGGCGTCAGGCAGCCGTCTTGCGGTGGATTGTGCCTTAGCGGTTTTCTCTCGCCATCAAGTGGATGCCCTGGTTTTTGCCAGCCGCCACGGCGAACTGGAACGAAATTTCCGGATATTAACCGCGCTTGCGGAAGGTGAAAGCCTTTCACCTACGGATTTTGCGATGTCGGTACACAATTCAGCCGTGGGCAACACCACCATTGCGGCGAAGCAGGCGCTAGTTTCATCTTCCGTTTCTGCCGGATATGACACCTTTGCGCAGGCGCTAATAGAAGTGGCGTCTTTGCATCACGCCGGGTATCAGCGCGTACTATTGGTAGATTTCGATGGCCTGATACCGGAATTTTACCATCCGCATCTTCCCGGCGAGGCGGTGAATATTCCGTTTGCGGTGGGGTTATTGCTGGAAGCGGGCACGCAGATGCAGTGTGAAACGGCGCCGCATGCAATTCACGCCGCGCAAGCGCTACCGCAGAGCCTGGCATTTCTGCACGGTTGGTGCAGTGGGGCGCAGACGTTTACCTTGCCGGGCGAGCGTCTGGTCTGGCGCTGGAGTCGCCACTGA
- the csgC gene encoding curli assembly chaperone CsgC yields MHTLLLLAALGNQLTFDTQQQGNTWTIVPVATLTQDCQCRVKLTALSSGISGQSNSSQSNRVLIKANEPTTLSRMSLTLSPGDTVTISVTVTDGKDIHLEKQWASPGHV; encoded by the coding sequence ATGCATACTTTATTATTGCTTGCGGCTCTCGGTAATCAGCTCACCTTTGATACCCAGCAGCAAGGAAACACCTGGACCATCGTACCCGTTGCGACACTTACCCAGGACTGCCAGTGCAGAGTGAAACTCACCGCGCTGAGTTCCGGCATTTCCGGGCAAAGTAACAGTAGCCAGAGTAATCGCGTGCTGATTAAGGCGAATGAACCCACCACATTATCCCGGATGAGCCTTACGCTTTCGCCGGGTGATACGGTGACCATCAGCGTTACCGTAACCGACGGGAAAGATATTCATCTTGAAAAACAGTGGGCATCACCGGGGCATGTTTAA
- the csgA gene encoding curli major subunit CsgA, with protein sequence MNFFKMAAIAVVVVSSSAMASDLQFNWGGGGGNGGGNNGGNNSAPESTLKVYQNGANNQATALQADARKSTTDIKQYGSGNFADVGQGADNADITLVQKGVSNSATLDQWEAKDSTIDVSQYGYRNNATVNQTAADSSVELTQIGFGNQANLQQH encoded by the coding sequence ATGAACTTTTTCAAAATGGCAGCAATCGCAGTAGTGGTGGTTTCAAGCAGTGCAATGGCATCCGATCTTCAATTTAATTGGGGTGGTGGTGGCGGTAATGGCGGCGGCAACAACGGCGGCAATAATAGTGCCCCAGAATCAACTCTGAAAGTGTACCAAAATGGTGCTAATAACCAGGCAACCGCGCTGCAAGCCGATGCCAGAAAATCAACTACTGATATTAAACAATATGGTAGTGGTAACTTTGCCGATGTAGGCCAGGGCGCGGATAACGCTGATATTACTCTGGTGCAAAAAGGCGTCTCCAACAGCGCGACGCTTGATCAATGGGAAGCTAAAGATTCAACCATTGATGTTAGCCAATACGGCTACCGCAACAATGCCACTGTTAACCAGACCGCTGCTGACTCTTCTGTTGAGCTGACTCAAATTGGTTTCGGCAACCAGGCGAATCTTCAACAGCACTAA
- the csgB gene encoding curli minor subunit CsgB yields MKNRSLFMMLALLGAPGYVFANNPDLAKSEYNFATNELSKASFNQAAIVGQYGKSNSANVDQNGTRQLAVVNQTGSGNRANVEQSGSYNVAYVSQSGYGNDADIKQDSFGNAALIIQHGSANKASIIQQGTQKTAVVVQKQSQMAVRVIQR; encoded by the coding sequence ATGAAAAACAGATCGTTATTTATGATGTTAGCATTGCTGGGTGCGCCTGGTTATGTATTTGCGAATAATCCTGATCTCGCAAAGTCGGAATATAACTTTGCTACAAATGAATTAAGCAAAGCGTCATTTAATCAGGCAGCAATAGTCGGTCAATATGGCAAAAGCAATAGTGCTAATGTTGATCAAAATGGAACCCGGCAATTAGCGGTTGTTAATCAGACAGGCTCTGGTAACCGTGCGAACGTCGAACAATCAGGGAGTTATAACGTTGCTTATGTTTCGCAGTCAGGCTACGGCAATGACGCAGATATTAAGCAGGACTCGTTTGGTAATGCTGCACTTATTATCCAGCACGGCTCGGCTAATAAGGCAAGCATTATTCAACAAGGCACGCAGAAAACAGCAGTTGTTGTACAGAAACAGTCTCAAATGGCGGTACGCGTTATTCAACGTTAA
- the csgD gene encoding biofilm master transcriptional regulator CsgD — translation MFNEVHTMNSQALNAQTLLLITKPSLQATALLQHLKSSLSINGKLHNIQRSLEEVVGNVVVLFDMVEADKKLINYWQDNLSRKHNSIKLLLLNTPEEYQFRDIENWPHINGVFYMSEEEPRVVEGIRGVMAGECYFSQKLASYLINHSGNYRFNNVESSLLTHREKEILNKLRIGASNIEIAQSLFISENTVKTHLYNLFKKISVKNRTQAVSWANDNLRR, via the coding sequence ATGTTTAATGAAGTCCACACAATGAATAGCCAGGCGTTAAATGCTCAGACTTTATTGTTGATCACTAAACCCTCGCTACAGGCTACTGCGTTATTACAGCATTTAAAGTCTTCTCTTTCTATCAATGGGAAACTCCATAATATTCAACGTTCTCTAGAAGAAGTCGTTGGTAATGTCGTGGTGCTTTTCGATATGGTAGAAGCAGATAAAAAGCTGATTAACTACTGGCAAGATAATTTGAGCCGTAAACATAACAGCATTAAGTTGTTGTTATTAAACACCCCAGAAGAGTATCAATTCCGTGATATTGAAAACTGGCCACATATAAATGGCGTGTTTTACATGTCTGAGGAAGAACCGCGTGTGGTTGAAGGGATTCGCGGCGTGATGGCAGGTGAATGCTACTTCTCACAAAAGTTAGCCAGCTACCTGATTAATCACTCAGGGAATTATCGCTTCAATAATGTTGAGTCATCCCTTCTGACTCACCGTGAGAAGGAAATACTTAATAAATTGCGTATTGGCGCTTCGAATATCGAAATCGCTCAGTCGTTATTTATAAGTGAAAACACGGTAAAAACGCATCTCTATAATCTTTTCAAGAAAATATCCGTCAAAAACCGCACTCAGGCGGTTTCCTGGGCTAACGATAACCTCAGGCGATAA
- the csgE gene encoding curli production assembly/transport protein CsgE: MKLKAALLLASVLVCASGGVRAVEVEVPGLLTDHTVSSVGHDFYRAFSDRWESSFTGNLTINERPSARWGSWITITVDQDVIFQAFLFPSKRDFDRNVNIALAQTEEAINRRQINKALLSTGDLTSDEF; this comes from the coding sequence ATGAAACTAAAAGCTGCTTTACTGCTGGCGTCGGTTTTAGTCTGCGCCTCCGGGGGCGTACGCGCCGTTGAAGTGGAAGTCCCCGGATTATTAACGGATCACACCGTTTCTTCCGTGGGGCATGACTTCTATCGCGCCTTTAGTGACAGGTGGGAAAGCAGCTTTACCGGGAATTTAACTATAAATGAGCGACCCAGTGCTCGTTGGGGAAGCTGGATCACCATCACTGTCGATCAGGATGTCATATTTCAGGCTTTTTTATTCCCCTCTAAACGCGATTTTGACCGCAACGTCAATATTGCACTGGCTCAAACCGAAGAAGCGATCAATCGTCGGCAAATTAACAAGGCATTGTTGAGCACCGGCGATTTAACAAGCGACGAATTTTAG
- the csgF gene encoding curli production assembly/transport protein CsgF, producing MRITHAVLSLLLISPLSWGGNMTFQFVNPNFGGNPNNGSFLLNSAQAQNSYTDPSFDDDFGIETPTALDNFTQAIQSQLLGGLLSNINTGKPGRMVTNDFIVDIANSDGQLQLNVTDRKTGKTSTIQVAGLQNNSTDF from the coding sequence ATGCGTATCACTCATGCAGTTTTGTCTTTGCTGCTCATTTCGCCCCTTTCCTGGGGTGGAAATATGACGTTTCAGTTTGTGAACCCGAATTTTGGGGGAAACCCCAATAACGGCTCTTTTTTACTTAACTCTGCACAAGCACAAAACTCGTATACCGACCCAAGCTTTGATGATGATTTCGGCATTGAAACACCAACCGCACTGGATAACTTCACTCAGGCAATTCAGTCGCAACTTCTTGGTGGCTTGCTAAGTAATATTAATACTGGCAAACCAGGCCGCATGGTAACCAATGATTTTATTGTCGATATCGCTAACTCTGACGGGCAGTTGCAATTAAATGTCACTGACCGAAAAACAGGGAAAACATCCACCATCCAGGTCGCTGGCTTACAAAATAATTCCACTGATTTCTAG
- the csgG gene encoding curli production assembly/transport protein CsgG: MQRLFLIVAVCLLSGCLTAPPKEAAKPTLMPRAQSYRDLTHLPESKGKLFVSVYNIQDETGQFKPYPASNFSTAVPQSATAMLVTALKDSRWFVPLERQGLQNLLNERKIIRAAQENGTVAENNRRPLESLVAANVMVEGSIIGYESNVKSGGVGARYFGIGGETQYQLDQIAVNLRVVNVSTGEILSSVNTSKTILSYEVQAGVFRFIDYQRLLEGEIGYTTNEPVMMCLMSAIETGVIYLVNDGITRGLWDLQNPKDINNPILAKYREMSVPPES; the protein is encoded by the coding sequence ATGCAGCGTTTATTTCTCATCGTAGCGGTGTGTTTATTGAGTGGATGTTTGACAGCACCACCAAAAGAAGCAGCGAAACCCACACTGATGCCTCGGGCGCAAAGTTATCGTGATTTAACCCATTTGCCGGAATCAAAAGGTAAGCTGTTTGTCTCGGTTTATAATATTCAGGATGAAACCGGGCAATTTAAACCTTATCCAGCAAGTAACTTCTCAACGGCGGTACCGCAGAGTGCGACCGCAATGTTAGTAACCGCTTTAAAAGATTCACGCTGGTTTGTTCCGCTAGAGCGTCAGGGCCTGCAAAACCTGTTGAACGAACGTAAAATTATTCGTGCCGCACAGGAGAATGGTACCGTTGCCGAGAACAACCGCAGACCGCTTGAATCTTTAGTCGCGGCAAACGTCATGGTTGAAGGTTCGATTATTGGTTATGAAAGTAATGTGAAATCGGGTGGTGTGGGTGCGCGGTATTTTGGTATCGGCGGCGAAACCCAGTATCAGCTTGATCAAATTGCCGTGAACCTGCGTGTGGTTAACGTTAGTACCGGTGAAATATTGTCATCCGTAAATACCAGTAAAACCATTTTGTCTTATGAAGTGCAGGCCGGGGTATTCCGTTTCATTGATTACCAACGACTGCTGGAAGGCGAAATTGGCTATACCACCAATGAACCGGTAATGATGTGTTTAATGTCAGCCATTGAGACCGGGGTTATTTATCTGGTTAACGATGGTATTACGCGCGGCCTGTGGGATCTGCAAAATCCAAAAGATATTAATAACCCGATTCTGGCGAAATACAGAGAGATGTCCGTCCCTCCAGAGTCCTGA
- a CDS encoding DUF1097 domain-containing protein: MNILISLALTTGILSGLWGWVAVSLGLISWAGFLGCTAYFACPQGGIKGLFISACTLCSGVLWAQVIIHGSAMAPHLEILGYVVTGVVAFLMCVQAKHILLSFVPGTFIGACATFANQGEWRMVVPSLLLGLVFGFAMKNSGLWLAARKTKSETQVLAKKEIAE; the protein is encoded by the coding sequence ATGAACATACTTATTTCTCTGGCATTGACGACTGGCATCCTCTCCGGCCTCTGGGGTTGGGTTGCGGTGAGTCTCGGCCTTATCAGTTGGGCAGGCTTTCTCGGGTGTACCGCGTATTTTGCGTGTCCGCAGGGCGGTATCAAGGGGCTTTTCATTTCTGCATGCACGCTCTGTAGCGGCGTGCTGTGGGCGCAAGTGATTATTCATGGCAGCGCAATGGCACCGCACCTGGAGATTCTGGGCTATGTGGTGACGGGCGTCGTGGCATTCCTGATGTGCGTTCAGGCCAAACATATCTTGTTGTCATTTGTACCCGGCACGTTTATCGGCGCCTGCGCGACTTTTGCCAACCAGGGCGAATGGCGAATGGTGGTTCCGTCATTATTGCTGGGCCTGGTGTTTGGTTTTGCGATGAAAAACAGTGGGCTGTGGCTTGCGGCGCGAAAAACGAAATCTGAAACTCAGGTTCTTGCGAAGAAAGAGATCGCGGAATAG
- a CDS encoding TorD/DmsD family molecular chaperone, with amino-acid sequence MNEFSIICRVLGSLFYRQPQDPLLVPLLTMIREGKLAQHWPLEQDEQLARLQQSCDPQQLAADFNALFVGEECSVPPYRSAWEEGSNEGDVREFLKQRGMPLAETPADHFGTLLLAASWLEDQSQEDEFEAQVRLFDDYLMPWAGTFLGKVEAHSTTAFYRTLASISREAIQAMRDELEESDDE; translated from the coding sequence ATGAATGAATTTTCAATTATTTGCCGCGTTTTAGGATCGCTCTTTTACCGCCAGCCTCAGGACCCGCTGTTAGTTCCGCTGCTGACGATGATCCGCGAAGGCAAACTGGCGCAGCACTGGCCGCTCGAACAAGACGAGCAACTGGCTCGCCTGCAACAAAGTTGCGATCCTCAACAACTCGCTGCGGATTTTAACGCGCTGTTCGTTGGCGAAGAGTGCAGCGTGCCGCCATACCGTTCAGCCTGGGAAGAGGGGAGCAACGAAGGTGACGTGCGTGAGTTTCTGAAGCAACGCGGTATGCCGCTGGCCGAAACGCCAGCCGACCATTTTGGTACTTTGCTGCTGGCGGCTTCTTGGCTGGAAGATCAGTCCCAGGAAGATGAGTTCGAAGCGCAGGTTCGCTTGTTTGACGACTATCTTATGCCGTGGGCGGGTACATTCCTCGGTAAAGTCGAAGCGCATTCGACGACGGCATTCTACCGCACGCTTGCGTCTATCAGCCGCGAGGCCATTCAGGCGATGCGCGATGAGCTGGAAGAGTCAGATGACGAGTAA
- a CDS encoding phosphatase, producing the protein MYPVDLHMHTVASTHAYSTLHDYIAIAKSKGIKLFAITDHGPDMADAPHYWHFVNMRIWPRMVDGVGILRGIEANIKNTAGEIDCTGPMLDALDLIIAGFHEPVFPPQDSATHTEAMIATMASGNVHIISHPGNPKFPVDIPAIAEAAAKYNVALELNNSSFTHSRKGSGPNCRTIAAAVRDAGGWLALGSDSHTAFTLGDFDECRKILAEVEFPEDRILNVSVDRLLGFLESRGMEPINEFATL; encoded by the coding sequence ATGTATCCCGTTGACCTGCATATGCACACCGTCGCCAGTACCCACGCCTACAGCACCCTTCATGACTACATCGCGATCGCTAAAAGCAAAGGCATAAAACTTTTTGCCATTACCGATCACGGCCCAGACATGGCTGACGCCCCGCATTACTGGCATTTTGTGAATATGCGCATTTGGCCCCGCATGGTCGATGGCGTCGGGATTTTACGTGGCATTGAGGCCAATATTAAAAATACTGCCGGGGAAATCGACTGCACCGGCCCCATGCTGGATGCTCTTGATCTGATTATTGCGGGCTTCCATGAACCGGTTTTCCCGCCGCAGGACAGTGCCACGCACACAGAGGCGATGATTGCCACCATGGCGAGCGGCAATGTCCATATTATTAGCCACCCGGGCAACCCAAAATTCCCGGTCGATATTCCTGCTATTGCCGAGGCTGCAGCAAAGTATAATGTCGCCCTGGAGCTCAATAACTCGTCGTTTACGCACTCACGCAAGGGCAGCGGCCCAAACTGCCGCACAATTGCCGCAGCGGTACGTGATGCTGGCGGTTGGTTAGCATTGGGATCGGATTCCCATACCGCATTTACTCTTGGGGATTTCGACGAATGCCGCAAAATTCTGGCAGAAGTGGAGTTCCCGGAAGATCGTATTTTGAACGTTTCAGTTGATCGCCTGCTCGGTTTCCTTGAATCCCGGGGCATGGAACCCATCAACGAATTTGCCACACTTTAA